In the genome of Cryptomeria japonica chromosome 8, Sugi_1.0, whole genome shotgun sequence, one region contains:
- the LOC131054317 gene encoding pathogenesis-related thaumatin-like protein 3.8, with product MCVCFVTEAAAVKFDIRNQCGYTVWAAGLPGGGQQLTQGQTWTVNLAAGTQSARFWGRTGCSFDASGKGTCQTGDCGGQLSCTVSGAVPATLAEYTQSDQDYYDVSLVDGFNIPLSINPTNAQCTAPACKADVNAVCPAELKVAGGCKSACVAFQTDQYYCTGSYTNSCPATNYSMIFKQQCPQAYSYAKDDTATFAFPSGTDYTIVFCP from the coding sequence atgtgtgtgtgttttgttaCAGAGGCGGCAGCAGTTAAGTTTGATATACGGAACCAGTGCGGGTACACAGTCTGGGCGGCGGGATTACCCGGAGGAGGGCAGCAGCTGACCCAGGGGCAGACATGGACGGTTAATTTGGCGGCGGGTACACAATCAGCAAGATTCTGGGGTCGAACCGGCTGCTCTTTCGATGCTAGCGGCAAAGGAACCTGTCAAACCGGTGACTGCGGCGGCCAACTGAGCTGCACAGTCTCGGGAGCTGTTCCCGCCACGCTGGCCGAGTACACTCAGAGCGACCAGGACTATTACGACGTGTCGCTAGTGGACGGCTTcaatattcctctttccatcaacccTACCAATGCACAGTGCACTGCCCCTGCATGCAAAGCCGACGTGAACGCTGTGTGCCCTGCTGAATTGAAGGTTGCCGGCGGATGCAAGAGTGCCTGCGTTGCCTTTCAAACAGACCAGTATTACTGCACTGGCAGCTATACCAACAGCTGTCCTGCGACAAACTACTCAATGATATTCAAGCAGCAGTGCCCTCAGGCCTACAGTTATGCCAAGGACGATACGGCAACATTCGCTTTTCCCTCTGGTACAGACTACACTATTGTATTCTGTCCTTAG